DNA from Thermococcus argininiproducens:
CACAGCATCAATTGCATCACTCATCCAAATCCCCCACATAATTGTCATATTTCCAACAAATTACCGATAGGTATTGTCAATTAACTCTTTTTAAGGTTTTCTTTTAACCATCTTGCAAATTCTGTCAATGCCCTACCCCTATGTGAAATCTTGTTTTTCTCACTAGTGGTCATCTCAGCAAATGTTTTAGTACTTCCTTCTGGCAAAAAGATTGGATCAAACCCAAACCCATGCTCCCCTCGTTTTTGATCAATGATCCTTCCATATACAATGCCCTTAAAGAGATGTAACTCTCCATCATAATATCCAATTACACTTTTAAAATAAGCTTTCCTATTTTCTAGCCCCACCATTAACTTTAGTATCCCCTCATTTCCGAGAGTTCTATAAACGTATGCAGAATAAACTCCCGGAAAACCATGAAAAGCCTCAATAAAAAGGCCTGAATCGTCTATGAAAAAAGGTTCATCAAAATAGTCCTTCAACCAATTAACCCCAAAAGCCACAACTTCTTCAAGAGTATTTGCTTGTATCTCTGGATATTCCACTTTTTTTTGTATAACTTCAATCCCAAGGGGGGAAAGATAGCTTCTAACCTCGTCTAATTTTCCTTTGTTAGATGTTACAAAAATCATCCTCATGTTTTCCACCTACTCATCAAAAGAATTAGAAAGTTAAAAAGATTGAGCTCAGTGCTCCTCATCTTAGTGAAGGATTTCAATCAATGGTATATCCTATCTTCTCCACTAATTCCCTCCTTTCTTTCTTCTGTTCAGCAGTTTCAATCCTATTGGCAGCTTTTCCATCAACTATTCCAAGAACGGACCTACCAAGCTCAGTTTCAGCAACTATAACCTGCAATGGATTTTCACTAGCCCCATAAACCATCACAACTGCTGGATGATTCTTAACTGTGTTTAGCACATTTATTGGAAACGCATCTTTCATAACTATAACAAATACATGTCCAGCCCCAATTTTTAAAGCATTCTTTGCTGCCACTTCCTCTAGTTCTTTATCATTCCCAGTATATCTGGTTAACTGAGGCTTTGCCTCATTCATAGCAATTCCAAACTTTATTCCTGGTACTGCAGTTAAAAGTGCTCGAGCTAAGTCATCAACAGTAAATATTGAGAAGTTCCCTTGACCAATTATACATTCAGCGCCTTCTGGTTTTTCCACATTAACAACTTCAATCTTGACCATTTCACCCACCCCTTATTACATAACATTCTATACATAAAACTTTTTTGCACAATTATGTGAACTACCCCACTCTTTTGGGGGCTTCCTGCTTCATCGGGAAGACTTGCCCCGTGACGACAGCCTGATAAGGCACGACACGGGGTAGAGGTCTTCCCTCCACAGGCAATCCAGGTCGTCCCAACCCTTCATCCAAGCCCTTCTTTAGAATATTGAACGAAGCGTTCAAATCCCTGTCCAGCTCAACCCCGCACTTCGGGCACGCGAAAACTCTATCAGAAAGCTTCAACTTCTCAACGACGAAACCACAGCGGGAGCAAGTCCTTGAAGTGTAGGCTGACTTGATGAAAACAACCCTCCGACCGGCTCTCCCAGCCTTGTCGGAAAGTATCTTAACGAACTCCTTCAAAGCCGAATCCAGAAAACGGCGTCTAAAACTCCGGGAAGAGTTGTTCTCCACGATGTTTTTAGCGCCCAAATCCTCAAGAACGATAATATCATAATTCCTTACATAATAGAGGGCAAGCTTGTGGAGGAAGTCCCTCCTCTGATTGTAGAGCTTTTCATAAGCTTTAGCCAGCTTTACCCTCGCCTTCTCCCAGTTCTTTGAACCCTTTTGCTTCTTTGAAAGTTGCCTCTGGAGTTTCTTAATCCTCTCAAGGGACTTCTCCAAGAAGAGCGGGTTTTCGAAGGCGTTCCCGTCGCTGTCCACGGCGAAGTGTTTAACTCCAAGGTCTATTCCCACGGCCCTTCCAGTTTTTGGAAGCGGTTCCGGTTCCTCCTCAACTTGAAAGATTGCGTACCACTTTCCGCTTCTCGTCCTCTTAATGATGACGCCCTTTACTTTCCCCTTAATCCTACGGTGGAGCTTGATGGGGATTTCCCCGATTTTTGATAGGTGCAGTCTCTTCCGCTTTTCATCGAGTTTGAAGCCGCTCTGGTTGTAGTTTAAAATCTTCCAGCTGTTTGGAGACGTTTTGTAGCGTAGTTTTCCAACTTTGTGGCCTTTTTTCTTGAGTTCTTTTAGAGCCGTTAAGTTCGACCAGAGTTGATGGTTCACCATCTGAAGAACCTTTGAATACACGCTGTTAAGCTTGGGGTTTTCCTTTTTCAGTTCGACGATGAGCCTTTGAGTATCATACTTCCGGAGATTTGGATTCTCTCGTTTGGCTTTCAAGAGTTGGTTGTAGAGCCATCTGCATAGTTCCATATGCTGGAGCATTGTTTCCTGCTGGGTTTTTGATGGGTAAATGCGGAAGCGGTAGGCGAGCATCACTTTTTCTCACCTTGGCTCTCAACGTATGCTTTGAGAATGTCAAGCGTCATATGAAGTATTTAAGGGTTTCGGGCTTTCATCCCCTCCCTTTCGGAAGAGGACTTCCCGCCCGAGGGGTTAAAAAATTCTCCATCAAGCGGACAATACTCAATTCCATAAATATCCCCAGATGCCCTATACTCCAAAGCCCGACAATCATGACATATAGAAGCAAATGGACACCCATTACATGCCTCTAAAGAGGCTTTTTTTAGTTTCCAGAATCTCTTAAGTTTGCGTTTTCTAAGCATTTGTTTGAGAGTCATCTGTTTTATATTCCCTCCGATAAAGTTCCTCAAAAGTGGACAGGGAAGAACAAACCCCTCTCCCGTAATCGCGAGAGTACCACTCAAACATGGGTGGTATTTAGGTGTAGGAGTATATACCCTTTTCACCTCCATGAGGTCGAAGTCAACTTTTCTTAGAGAACCTGGAAAGAGCAGATCTACATAAATTTCACCATAAAATGGAATATCAAAGGCCCTTTCTACATCTTTGCTTTGCACTATAAGAAGCAAAGCGTGAGCATCTTCCAGCATAATAGCTTTTTCGACATTTTCCTTTGAATACTCTAACTCCACAATGGGCTTCACACCAGGAGAAAGAGAAATCTTGTTAAAATCCTCAAGCTTTACAACTGCATATACATTCTTAATATCTAAGGAAGCCGCATAGTTGCTTATTTCCTCAAGAGTCCTTAGATCATCATAATTGGTAAGATACAAATCTCCACCTGAGATCAAAGAGAACTCATAGAGTATTTCCTTTATCCGATCCACTTCCACTGGATCTTCTCTTAGTATGAATCTATTATTACCAATACAGCCTATGGATCTTGGAATTCCAGTTATTTCTGAAAATTTCCCTTTTCCTGCTCCAAGTTGCACTATGAGTCTCTCCAGCTTTCCTGTATGTTCTTTTTCAACCCATGGTGGTTTACCAAAGGCGGTGATATTCTTGGGCCTCGGCCACAAGATATTATTTCGAACTGTTTCCATTCAACCACCAAAAAAGAGAGAAAATAAGCTCCTTTATTAATCTTACTATTTTAAGTTGTTTTTTATTTACGAGAATTTATGATTACATTATACGACTAATGATTCCTCTTGTACATTACTGCCTTCTCCCCTTCAATCCAAAACTCACCTTCATTGGTAACTTCCTTTTTCCATATAGGAACCCTCTTTTTTACCTCATCAACTGTCCACATACATGCTTCAAAGGCCTCTTTCCTGTGTTTTCCCACAGCAACTATTAATATTGTGTTCTCTCCTATATCCAGCTCACCATACCTGTGCCATATTAAAATATCAAGTATAGGGAAATTCCTTAATGCCTCTTCCCGTATTCGTTCCATTTCCTTAATAGCCATTTCCTCATAAGCCTCATAAATTAGTTTTTTCACGTGTCTCCCATGACTCTCATCCCTCACTTTCCCTAAGAAAATAGCTATTCCTCCTGCTTTGGATGATGATATAAGCTCTATTGCTTTGTCAATGTCGAAATCTTCCGGTTTCTTGAAAAGTTTAATCTTCAAGATCTATCACCTCAAAAGAGTTATGCAGTAAGTCAACTATAAGCAATTTATTGGCCAATACCTCTCCATACCCAGTAATAAGTTTAACAACCTCCATTGCCTGGATTGTGCCAATAACCCCTGCAGTGGCACCTAAAATTGGAAACTTCTCTTTTTTCTTTGGAGGTATAGGGAAAATTTCTTTAAGACTTTTTGTTTTACCTGGAATTATTGTTGTTAGCTGACCATGAAGTCCTTCTACAGCACCATGTACAAAAGGAATACTCCTTCTCTGAGCAAAATCATCCAGAAGATACCTAGTCTCAAAGTTATCCAAACAGTCAACCATCACATCTACCTCTTTAATAATCTCATCGATATTTTCCCCAGTTAATTTTTCAGTAAAAGCCTCTACCTTTATATCAGGATTAAAGCGTTCAAGCTTCCACTTTGCAGAAACAGCCTTAGGGTTCTTTCCTAAATCCTCCTCCCAATGGAGAATCTGTCTATTTAGATTACTTAGTTCTGGAGTTTGTTCATCTATAAGGAGGAGTTCCCCAACTCCTGCAGCAGCTAGATAATAAGCAACAGGACTTCCTAATCCCCCTATTCCTATAATAGCAACTTTACTCTTCTTTAGTTTTTCCTGTCCCTCAACCCCAAATATCCTAATTTGTCTATCATACCTCTCAAGTTCTCTATTACTTAACATTTCATCCACCACTTGTAGGAGGGAACAAAGCTATCACATCTCCATCTTCTAACATTTCATCAAAAGAAGCATAGCGACCATTCCTCGACACATTTACATCTGCTTCATCATTGTAATCTTCACCAAAAACCTCCTTTTCGAGCTCTGGATGAAGATTTTTTATATGTTCAATTAGATCACTTATTGTGCTACCCTCAGAAAGCTCGATAATTTCTTCGTTAACCCCGGAAAGCTCTCTAAAACGAGCAAAATATCTCACTTTTATCCTCATAATTTTCACCAACTAAGTTAAGGTTCCTGAATTTATAAAAATTTATTATGAAACAAAGTGCTTACCACGGAACATTCTTCCATTTCATTTTATAAGCAAAGACATTAGCACTCCAGTGAATAAATGGAGTAACAACAAGTAAAAACAGTACTTGCTTAGTTGAAAGAGTTCTTACTGGGTAGGCAAAAATAAGAGCGGCGACAAGAAAACCCCATTGATCAAGACCAACTGCAGGATATCCTCTCTCCATCCCTACCCTTCTTTTTACGAAACTTCCCACCAAATCACCAAAAAGAGCTCCAAATGAGAGAGCAAATCCTAGCTCTAAGGCAGAATAGAATGAACCATAGAAACTAGGAGTACAATAATACTGAATAAGTGATATTAAGACCCCAGCAAAAAGTCCACCAAAAAAGCCTCTCCACGTTTTTCCATCTCCAAGTATTCTCCTGCCATCAATAAATCTTTTACCAAAGTCCATTGGAATCTTCCCCTTGAAAAGCACGGGAGAAGCATTTGCAAAGTATGCAGGAAGAATATACCAAAGGGCCTCGGCTATTTCATTCATTTAACCACCGCCGTAATTAACTCTACTTTATTTTTAAGTCTTTGTACCATTTAATCTTTCCTCAAGACACTTTAGGAGCACCCTTAAAACCTCTTCCTCTTCATTTTTCAAAAAGATATGTATTATCCTTTCTGTAATGGCATTTCTTTGAAGGGCAAATTCTATCCTCTCCCTTAGTTTAATAGCTTCTTCACTATCTTCATCTTCTATAGCTTTAAGTGCCCTAAGGAGACTTTCTCTAGTTTGTCTGACATCTTCCTCAATTTTCTTATAATATGCTTCCTTTCTCCATTCTCTTATATTTTTTATCGCCGTGTAATATGCTCTCTTATCTCCTGGCTTTTTTATTCTCTTAACCAATCCTAAATTTTCAAGAAGCTTTAAAGCAGTGCTCACATGAGAAAGAGAATATCCAGTACGTTCTGCTATTTCCCCCAAACTTAACGGTTCATCTTCAAAGAAAAGAACCCCATATATGTACCCATAGAGCTCACTTAAGCCAAATCTTCGTGCTGTATTTGCAAAATGATCCATCATTATTTTTTTGGCCCTTTCCACACCCAATATGATCCCCCCATTCACGTAACTTCCCAAAGGTTTTTAAGATTCTATTCATATAAAACTTTCGGAAAATTCCAAAAGTTTTGAGGTGAGAAAATGCTCAAAAGATTAGCGAGAATCATAGTAGAATACAAAAGTGCTTTCTCCCTTATAGCAATATTTCTTCTCATAGTCTCATTTTATGGGATACAACAACTAAGGTTTGAAAGCGATATAACAAAACAACTCCCAGAAGACTTACCTGCAGTAAAGGACTATTTAACACTTCAAAATGAGTTCCAAAGTGGGGATTCTGCTATCATAATTGTTAGAGTAAACTCTATTCAAGAGGGAGGGGTTTATGATATTAGAGATCCAGAAGTGATTAAAGCCATTTACAACCTAGAAGAGCGGTTAAGACAACATGAATATGTAACGAGTACAATGAGTATTGCCGACATATGTATTCAAGTCTTAGGTAGACTACCCGAAAATGAAGAAGAGGTTAAATTCGTTTTGAGTATGCTTTCAGAGGACATGAAACAGGGACTAATAAGTTCCGACTATAGAGCTACACTTGTTATGGCAACACTCACTGGTGTTTCTGGATCTACTGCAATAAAAAGAGTTCACACAGACATCCAAGTTGATATAGAAGAAGCCGGTTTTCCAAAAAATGTTGAAGCCATACAAACAGGTATTCTTGGGATAACATATCGTATTCTCGTGATGCTTCAGAGCGATTTAACTAGAACCATGGCAATTGCATTCCTATTTGTTGTGCTGCTTCTAATATACTTTTATCGCTCTCCAATAAAGGCTCTTATCCCGCTAATTCCATTAACTTTCGGAGTAACCATGACTCTTGGATTTATGGGATTACTAAATATCCCAATAGACATGGTTACCACAGTTATTGGAGCTATGATAATTGGAACGGGTATAGATTATGGAGTCCATGTGACAAATCGTTACTATGAGGAGAGAAAGAAGGGCCGTAGTATTGAGGAATCTGCAGAAGAAGCAATAGCTGAGACTGGGAAAGCTCTATTAGGGGCTGCACTGACAACTATGGCTGGGTTTGCTGCATTAAGCTTTTCAGTTCTTCCAAGTCTCCAGAGATTAAGTTTTGTTTTAATAATGGGGCTGAGTCTAGCAGCCATAAATGCTGTGGTGATAACTCCAGCAGTCATAATGGTTGAAGAAGAGCTTATGAAAAAGTTCAAAGGACATTATGAAACCCCTGAAATCAGGGCCCATTCTGGGTTTATTGCTAGGATATTTCATTGTATAGGTGGAAGAGTTAAAACGCACCCAAAGACCGTTCTTTGGGTTGTCTTTTTAATAACCATTGTATTCGGATATGGGCTAACTAAAGTCACCACAGAAGTAAGATTAGAAAAAATGATCCCGGAGGGGATACCAGAAATAGAGGTCATGAAAGATGTTCGTTATGAGTTTGGAGGCCAGGATGAAGTATACATGCTAATTAAAGCTGAGGATGTTAGAGATCCTACTATAGTTAGAGCAATGTATCGCTTTGAAAAGAGCATAATGGCAGACTCTCATTACAACAACGTCTTCGAAGCTAATAGTATTGCGGATCTAATTCTTCAGGAATACGGATACATACCTGAAGACAAAGAAAAAATAAAAAATGTCTTGGCAAATGCTCAGGGGCAAAATTTAGTGAATGATGACTATTCCCTAGCAATAATTCAATTTAGAGGCAATTTTGGAGGTGTTAGACCAGATGACTTTAGAGAAATAATGCGATATTTTGAGAACCAAGCAAAAAGTGCAGATTTTCCACCAACTGTTGAGATTCGGCCAGCTGGAGATAACTACCTAAACTATGTCCTTGATTCACTTACAAACCAAGAGCTAGGTAAAATATCCACATATGGAACATTTCTGGTCATTTTCATAGTAGTACTCCTGTTCAGAAACTTTAAAATCTCGTTAGCAATGATTTTGCCAATGTTTCTGGGAGCTTTATGGACAGTCGGATATATGGGTCTTGCTGGAATTCCATTTACCCAAACTCTTGCTGGAGTGATCTCTATGATAGTAGGCCTTGGAGTTGATTATGGAATGCACCTAACACATCGCTTTCTAGAAGAATTTAAGGAAAATAATCCTCATCCCATAATAACGGCCCTTGAGGGTGTAGGGCCAGGAATTCTAGTTGGAGCACTAACCACAGCTGGAGGATTTCTAGCACTTTTAGCGGGGGAACTCACTGCTATCCACGACTTTGGAAAAACTCTGGCAGTGGGAATATTTGCCTCAATGTTTGCTGCTTTTACTGTCACCCCTGCATTACTCCAGATATTCTATGGAAGAGAGATAGAGAGAGGTGATAATAAATGAATCGTAAGAGTATTGGGGTATTGATTGGTGTATTAGTACTTTTAAGTGGAATTAATGCTACCCTAGCCAAAGAAGAGCTTTTATTTGAGGGTTACCTCAATAAAGGAGACTCGATCTTAGTAGGACCACTTGTGATCATGCTTCAAGATGTACAAAAAGACTATTCAGACAACCAGTATAAGGCAATGATTCTAATATTAAAAGATGGAAAGGTTCTCAACATGGAATATGCCTCAATTAAAGTCCCCAATGGAGAAAAAATCCAAGAGCTTCTAACAAATACCACATTTTTGGCAGCCATGGCAGAAACCTTAGGGTATGATCCCCTAAACCCAATAGAATTTGCACAGTTTTTGGTATGGCTTGAGAACGCAAGTGAAGAAGAAATAATTGATGCTGTCTTTAAGACAATTGAGGAACATCCAGAACTTGGAATTAGCAAAGATGAGCTCTTAACGACTATAACCTATCCAAACATAGAACTAGTAGGAGAGAATGAAACTATTGAAGTAGAGGTGGATGGGGAGAAAGTTCTCGTTACGGCCCTTCAGGTTTACCCTAATGGAGCAAGAATAAGCATCAGCGGACCAGAAGAATGGAAGGCCTCAATGATATCGGCATATCTCACAAGCTGGGTTGAGACACCACAAAGGATTAGACCTGGAGATGAGATAACAATAAGAGTGCATCTCAAAAATGAAGGAGCTTTAAAGGCCAAGTACATTACGGTCGTTCTCTCACCAACACCCGTATCTCTAACTCCCTCTCCTAGTGGGAGTACTGACGTACTGGTTCAAGTAGCATCCCAAAGTGGGGTACTCCAAAGCGCCCTTCTCCCTGCAGACACTGCTGTAAAGTATGTGGAGTACTTAGATGGGAAAGAGGAGAGAGTTTTAGAGTTCAAGGTTAAAGTAAATGAAAATATTGATCCTGGAATCTATCCCCTCTATATATCAATGGCATACTACATCCAAAGTGAAGGTACCATGCAGATGGTTCAGGGATTTAACTACTTTTCTATAACTGTAATTCGAGAAGGTGATGCAAGTTTTGAACTAGAATACGTAAAAAAGCCTGAGATTGTTCACCCTGGAGAAGATTTTGAGATCACAGTTAGACTTAGAAATATGGGATTCGAATCTGCGAAAAGTGTTCTCGTTGAGATGAATTCTCCAATTGAACTTACTAAGGAAGCAATATTAATAGATAACGCTACAAATCAGCACTTTACATATGTGATAAATAGTGATAAAACCGTAGAGTACAAATTCCGACTCCATGCAAGCGAAGATGCTAATACGGGGAGTTATCCACTTAGTCTGGAAGTCTCCTATTTCAGTGGAGATTCAAAAGAACAAAAAGAACAAACCTTTGAGTTTTCAATTCAGATAATAAAAAGAAATCAGGCTTTTATTGAGATTGAAAACATAGACCTTGAGCCAAGCACCATAGAACCAGGAGATGAATTTATATTAAAGGTAAAGATAAAAAACGTCGGAGATGAAGCGGCAAAAGCGTTTTCTCTTAAAATTGAACCAAATAAAGTCACTATACCCGGAGAAGTTACAAAAATTGACTTATCATCTCTTCAAAACCTCCCCATACAAGGAAGCCAAGCTATAAGTGAAAATCTCCAAACTGCTTTAAACCAGATCATGGAACAACTGGCAAAGGAGAATATAAATCCCTTCCTTCCCGTCGGAGAGGACAATACCAAATACGTAAATGAAATAAAACCAAATGAAGAAAAAGTTCTAGAATTCCGACTGAAATCCGATGAAAGACTCGAAAATGGAGTATACCCTCTTAAGATTTCAATAGAGTACTTAAGTACGCCAAATGATGAAAAATTAAGTGACGAAAGAATTATTGGAGTTAATATCCTCGGAAAAGAGCACATAATTGTATCTAAAATATCAACATCTCCAACTAGGGTTTTGCCTGGAACTAATAATGTAGAAGTTACCTTTGAAGTAGAGAATATTGGAAGTGGAAGTGCACGATATGTTATTTTAAAACCAATGCCAAATGATCCCTTTGAACTTAGTGAAACGAGTGAACAAATAATAAACTTGGGAACTCTAAGACAAGGCGACTCTGCAAAAACCAGTTTTAAAATAAATGTAAAAGAAAACACAAAAGGTGGGACTTATGAAATTCCTGTAAAAATAGAATACAAAGACGCTTCTGGGGAGAGCAAAGAAGAATTAATAAAAATCCCAGTAATAGTGAAAGAAAAGCCAAAAATCGAAATAGAGGGTGTAAGATTTGATAAGTCCCCAATACAAGGTGAAGACATCAGAGTTTACATAAGACTCAAAAATACTGGAGGAGAACAAGCGGAAAATGTAGTAATAGAAGGAGTTGTAAAAGCCGATCAGCCATTCACATTGCCAAAAAGATCGGATTATGTAGGCACATTAGATCCCGGGCAAGAAGGAGAAGGAGTTCTTGAGTTAGGCATAGACAGAAATGCAATCCCTAAAGAGTATACAATACAGATAAGAATTAGAGCTGTTGGAGATAAAGAAAGTGGAGATGATAATGTATATGTCTTTGAAAAATCGATCACAATTCCAGTAGAAGAGAATATTAAAGCTAGAAATACTCTAAGAATAGCAGGAGTAATAGTTGGAATTTTGACCGCAATAGTAATCCTATGGACATACCGGAGAAGAAAAAAGAGCTAACTTGAAAAACCTTTTAAGCTTTTATTTCTTTCTTTTTGATAGGTGGTAGAAGTGGGAATTCTTGGAAAAGTACTCGCAGTCATCAGTTTACTCATTGTTTTATGGGGTCTCTATTTAGGTTATGCC
Protein-coding regions in this window:
- a CDS encoding XTP/dITP diphosphatase is translated as MRMIFVTSNKGKLDEVRSYLSPLGIEVIQKKVEYPEIQANTLEEVVAFGVNWLKDYFDEPFFIDDSGLFIEAFHGFPGVYSAYVYRTLGNEGILKLMVGLENRKAYFKSVIGYYDGELHLFKGIVYGRIIDQKRGEHGFGFDPIFLPEGSTKTFAEMTTSEKNKISHRGRALTEFARWLKENLKKS
- a CDS encoding adenosine-specific kinase → MVKIEVVNVEKPEGAECIIGQGNFSIFTVDDLARALLTAVPGIKFGIAMNEAKPQLTRYTGNDKELEEVAAKNALKIGAGHVFVIVMKDAFPINVLNTVKNHPAVVMVYGASENPLQVIVAETELGRSVLGIVDGKAANRIETAEQKKERRELVEKIGYTID
- a CDS encoding RNA-guided endonuclease InsQ/TnpB family protein, which produces MLAYRFRIYPSKTQQETMLQHMELCRWLYNQLLKAKRENPNLRKYDTQRLIVELKKENPKLNSVYSKVLQMVNHQLWSNLTALKELKKKGHKVGKLRYKTSPNSWKILNYNQSGFKLDEKRKRLHLSKIGEIPIKLHRRIKGKVKGVIIKRTRSGKWYAIFQVEEEPEPLPKTGRAVGIDLGVKHFAVDSDGNAFENPLFLEKSLERIKKLQRQLSKKQKGSKNWEKARVKLAKAYEKLYNQRRDFLHKLALYYVRNYDIIVLEDLGAKNIVENNSSRSFRRRFLDSALKEFVKILSDKAGRAGRRVVFIKSAYTSRTCSRCGFVVEKLKLSDRVFACPKCGVELDRDLNASFNILKKGLDEGLGRPGLPVEGRPLPRVVPYQAVVTGQVFPMKQEAPKRVG
- a CDS encoding SPASM domain-containing protein; this encodes METVRNNILWPRPKNITAFGKPPWVEKEHTGKLERLIVQLGAGKGKFSEITGIPRSIGCIGNNRFILREDPVEVDRIKEILYEFSLISGGDLYLTNYDDLRTLEEISNYAASLDIKNVYAVVKLEDFNKISLSPGVKPIVELEYSKENVEKAIMLEDAHALLLIVQSKDVERAFDIPFYGEIYVDLLFPGSLRKVDFDLMEVKRVYTPTPKYHPCLSGTLAITGEGFVLPCPLLRNFIGGNIKQMTLKQMLRKRKLKRFWKLKKASLEACNGCPFASICHDCRALEYRASGDIYGIEYCPLDGEFFNPSGGKSSSEREGMKARNP
- a CDS encoding molybdenum cofactor biosynthesis protein MoaE produces the protein MKIKLFKKPEDFDIDKAIELISSSKAGGIAIFLGKVRDESHGRHVKKLIYEAYEEMAIKEMERIREEALRNFPILDILIWHRYGELDIGENTILIVAVGKHRKEAFEACMWTVDEVKKRVPIWKKEVTNEGEFWIEGEKAVMYKRNH
- a CDS encoding ThiF family adenylyltransferase, which codes for MLSNRELERYDRQIRIFGVEGQEKLKKSKVAIIGIGGLGSPVAYYLAAAGVGELLLIDEQTPELSNLNRQILHWEEDLGKNPKAVSAKWKLERFNPDIKVEAFTEKLTGENIDEIIKEVDVMVDCLDNFETRYLLDDFAQRRSIPFVHGAVEGLHGQLTTIIPGKTKSLKEIFPIPPKKKEKFPILGATAGVIGTIQAMEVVKLITGYGEVLANKLLIVDLLHNSFEVIDLED
- a CDS encoding ubiquitin-like small modifier protein 1, whose protein sequence is MRIKVRYFARFRELSGVNEEIIELSEGSTISDLIEHIKNLHPELEKEVFGEDYNDEADVNVSRNGRYASFDEMLEDGDVIALFPPTSGG
- a CDS encoding CDP-2,3-bis-(O-geranylgeranyl)-sn-glycerol synthase; translation: MNEIAEALWYILPAYFANASPVLFKGKIPMDFGKRFIDGRRILGDGKTWRGFFGGLFAGVLISLIQYYCTPSFYGSFYSALELGFALSFGALFGDLVGSFVKRRVGMERGYPAVGLDQWGFLVAALIFAYPVRTLSTKQVLFLLVVTPFIHWSANVFAYKMKWKNVPW
- a CDS encoding GbsR/MarR family transcriptional regulator: MGVERAKKIMMDHFANTARRFGLSELYGYIYGVLFFEDEPLSLGEIAERTGYSLSHVSTALKLLENLGLVKRIKKPGDKRAYYTAIKNIREWRKEAYYKKIEEDVRQTRESLLRALKAIEDEDSEEAIKLRERIEFALQRNAITERIIHIFLKNEEEEVLRVLLKCLEERLNGTKT
- a CDS encoding hydrophobe/amphiphile efflux-3 (HAE3) family transporter, with the translated sequence MLKRLARIIVEYKSAFSLIAIFLLIVSFYGIQQLRFESDITKQLPEDLPAVKDYLTLQNEFQSGDSAIIIVRVNSIQEGGVYDIRDPEVIKAIYNLEERLRQHEYVTSTMSIADICIQVLGRLPENEEEVKFVLSMLSEDMKQGLISSDYRATLVMATLTGVSGSTAIKRVHTDIQVDIEEAGFPKNVEAIQTGILGITYRILVMLQSDLTRTMAIAFLFVVLLLIYFYRSPIKALIPLIPLTFGVTMTLGFMGLLNIPIDMVTTVIGAMIIGTGIDYGVHVTNRYYEERKKGRSIEESAEEAIAETGKALLGAALTTMAGFAALSFSVLPSLQRLSFVLIMGLSLAAINAVVITPAVIMVEEELMKKFKGHYETPEIRAHSGFIARIFHCIGGRVKTHPKTVLWVVFLITIVFGYGLTKVTTEVRLEKMIPEGIPEIEVMKDVRYEFGGQDEVYMLIKAEDVRDPTIVRAMYRFEKSIMADSHYNNVFEANSIADLILQEYGYIPEDKEKIKNVLANAQGQNLVNDDYSLAIIQFRGNFGGVRPDDFREIMRYFENQAKSADFPPTVEIRPAGDNYLNYVLDSLTNQELGKISTYGTFLVIFIVVLLFRNFKISLAMILPMFLGALWTVGYMGLAGIPFTQTLAGVISMIVGLGVDYGMHLTHRFLEEFKENNPHPIITALEGVGPGILVGALTTAGGFLALLAGELTAIHDFGKTLAVGIFASMFAAFTVTPALLQIFYGREIERGDNK
- a CDS encoding COG1361 S-layer family protein, with amino-acid sequence MNRKSIGVLIGVLVLLSGINATLAKEELLFEGYLNKGDSILVGPLVIMLQDVQKDYSDNQYKAMILILKDGKVLNMEYASIKVPNGEKIQELLTNTTFLAAMAETLGYDPLNPIEFAQFLVWLENASEEEIIDAVFKTIEEHPELGISKDELLTTITYPNIELVGENETIEVEVDGEKVLVTALQVYPNGARISISGPEEWKASMISAYLTSWVETPQRIRPGDEITIRVHLKNEGALKAKYITVVLSPTPVSLTPSPSGSTDVLVQVASQSGVLQSALLPADTAVKYVEYLDGKEERVLEFKVKVNENIDPGIYPLYISMAYYIQSEGTMQMVQGFNYFSITVIREGDASFELEYVKKPEIVHPGEDFEITVRLRNMGFESAKSVLVEMNSPIELTKEAILIDNATNQHFTYVINSDKTVEYKFRLHASEDANTGSYPLSLEVSYFSGDSKEQKEQTFEFSIQIIKRNQAFIEIENIDLEPSTIEPGDEFILKVKIKNVGDEAAKAFSLKIEPNKVTIPGEVTKIDLSSLQNLPIQGSQAISENLQTALNQIMEQLAKENINPFLPVGEDNTKYVNEIKPNEEKVLEFRLKSDERLENGVYPLKISIEYLSTPNDEKLSDERIIGVNILGKEHIIVSKISTSPTRVLPGTNNVEVTFEVENIGSGSARYVILKPMPNDPFELSETSEQIINLGTLRQGDSAKTSFKINVKENTKGGTYEIPVKIEYKDASGESKEELIKIPVIVKEKPKIEIEGVRFDKSPIQGEDIRVYIRLKNTGGEQAENVVIEGVVKADQPFTLPKRSDYVGTLDPGQEGEGVLELGIDRNAIPKEYTIQIRIRAVGDKESGDDNVYVFEKSITIPVEENIKARNTLRIAGVIVGILTAIVILWTYRRRKKS